AGATACCACGGGATTTTAAGTCCCGTGCGTCTACCTGTTCCGCCACCCAGGCTTCTTAAGTTAAGATGTTTTTCTTTCCCTCAAGACAAGAATAATAATATCATATAATCTATCTTGTGTCAACTATTTTTATTGACTTTTTTATGATTTTTTTATGATTTTTAATTATTATTGTTGTAGTTATCAAAACTAGCCCTTACTTTTCAGTCTCTATTTGAATTTTTATCTCATAAAATTCATTAATATTTTTTATAAACTTTTTTTGTTCTTTTTCATCTTTAACTAATAACTCTTTATATTTTTTATTTTTTCTTTTTATAAAATATTCAATTTTTGAAGCTTCACTTCTATTTTCCAA
This genomic stretch from Fusobacterium sp. IOR10 harbors:
- a CDS encoding GIY-YIG nuclease family protein — protein: MKNWYVYILRCKDNSLYTGITNNIQKRYQKHKSGKGARYTKIKGVEKIEIIFTLENRSEASKIEYFIKRKNKKYKELLVKDEKEQKKFIKNINEFYEIKIQIETEK